The DNA sequence AATCAACAAAATCTACACAGAGAATCCAACCATTTATGCAGAGCTTacaccaaatcttaagtactaGACACATGACTTTATTTAGCAGATTAATGTTAGAAGTTACTCATTGGGATTTTGAAGCTTTTAGGAATGCCAAGTTTCAGTTTCAGTTTCATCTTCCTTTCTACTTGCTTTTGGTTTTTGCTTAACATCCTTGCTTGCATTGTTTGAGCCTTCTTTCTTGCATACCTGCAAAACGATAAAAGTATATTTAGACGATTGAAGGAATCAACGAACAAGCAACATATCGATGCATTTCTGATAAACTATATAAGAAAATCAAGTTGTACATCCAAAAGAAGCCATAGCTTTTAGTGTTGGTGATTGATCTAAGAATTTAAAAGTCAATGAGGAAGGAAAATCATGAATCATAGATATGCTAAAGATTCCAAAACTATAAACCTTTGGCTGTTCTTCAAGGAACTGATAGCTTGGCACTGTTTTTCGCCTTGACACAGTTCTCCTAGCTTTGAAGTTGGTCTTTGATCTTGGTGATTTGATGCTACAATTTTCTTCTCTTGAATTTACTGAATAGCTATCGAAATGAGGCAGCACTTCATTCGAACCACAGCTCTCTTTTTCTTCCCCAGAAGCAGCATCCAAGAATCTAGTCTTGATTGTGAAATTACTATTAAGAGGATCATGCTGCTTCAAAGCATGGCTTTCAACAGATAATGCAGCAGTGTCTGGAACACGTGTTGCCATCCATCGTTCGAGCCAGCTCCAGCTCATATTCGATTCAATGCTGTTGTATTTTGTTGGTCTTCTCTTTGAACAGATTCTTAGCTGCATTAACCAGAACCAATGTtttgatttctgcactatccattcCTTCTATGCAAATAGTTTTAAGATGTTTACCTGTTGAGAGAAAGCATAAGCTAGTGCTCTTTCTCTTCTGGTTGATGCCTCCATTCTGTTCTGCATTCGCATTTTCGATACATAGCTACTCACAGTGCTATCATCCCATTCTTCCTGAAAATCTCATGAACTATGCTAGTTAACAGAATTCGATTGATGGCGAGTTATAGCTAAATTGATAAGCTTAGCACCTTCAATCACTCTTTTAACACTTTTTTATTAATGCAAGAATAAGATGAGCTTTGGTGAATTATTTAAGCTTAATCTGAATTCAAGTCTTTAAATTTATGACAACATTTCAAGTGAACTAAAGTtagttgtttttcttctaacaaaatCATGAGCTGCTACTTGCTAGTTTCGTGAATTTAACATTGTCTTCTGTTATACCTTCTGCTTTGTTATATGACTCCTTGTCCGGCGATGAATATGCTGGTAAATGCTCAATTTTTCGCCTTCAACCGAGAAAATTTCAGCCGAATTTGCAGTTTGAACTTCAATTGATGTTCCCATGGACTTTCTATCTGGACTTTCAGTTACTAAATTGAGCTGAACTTCACCATTATTGGTTCCAATTTCATCGTTTCGACGCCTTAACTGAAATTTACAGCACACTAatcataagaagaagaaaaaaacactATGCATCACATAAATAGTGAATTTATTGATGTAACTGATGTGAATATATGCAAATTGATGTAATTGAAGTTTGTTGAGCTAACCAGAAAGCTTCTATATGCTGATTGAATCCGAATTGCTGCTGCTTCTTCACTCAAGAATGTAGAACTACTTGAAATTGGCATTTCTTCTTGTTCTATTACATTCTCCACAGTTTCTTCACTTTTAGCATCTTCTCTATCACTCAAGTTCTCTTGTATTATTGGTTGTGTAACTGTAACTTCAGAACTCTTAAGTGAAGCTGAATCCTCCTCTGCCACAACTGAATTGAATTCATTTCCACACAGGTATGATCTAACAGAACCCCATCTTCGATTTTCTGTCGAATTTCGCCTACCCTGAGAAAAAGTAACAAAATTTGTGATATGATCAAGAATTCTtgcagcatatatatatatatatatatatatatatatatatatatatatatatatatatatatatatatatatatatatatatatatatataaatagatagCATTTTTGAGAGACTCACTTTGCTTTCATATGATGCAGCAGAACGGTTTCTGGAGAAGACACTTCTTACCAATTCTCCAGTAAAACCCATATCTTACTAGCTTTATGAATTTGAGAAGAGATCAGAAGAAATAAGAATGAGATTTATATTAATATGGACAATGCAAAGATATAGCATATAGAGGATGATGCTACTAACTTTAGCATTTCTACATTATTAGATAGTAAAGTGATAAAGGCCAAGCTACATTCTCACTTGTCCTCACAATAttagacaaaaataaataaagttgtatttaTAGCTTACAACAATCTGCTATCTCATTTACTCTCTCCTTCATAAATATTTATGATTAAGAATTTCGGTCCTTcactttaataattattttacgaTTTACAAAGTAAGTCACATTGTTTAGAACAACGtaactttttcttttctagtaAACACTTAATTCGGTCCTTATCCATTATCACAAAGGAAGGATGGTGTCGTTTTTAACTCTTTTATGGTCAAGAACCACTTTGTCCTCTGTAATAATAATGTAATCTTAGTCTTAATATTTTCTTATTATGTACACCAAAACTTGAAAGACACTTATTATTGTTACTAACTTTATCATATAATATGGTGAAATCACATGTTAGCTAGAATTGAATATGATCGGGATCTATATGCAGGGATTTGCAGAGCTGGAATGCTGGCTCTAAATCAAGGAAAAAATAATAGAAGCtggaaagttaaaaagaaaaaaaataaaaaaagaagaaggatatATGGATTTAAGTGCaatgtttttattgcttttttttgcatatatactTTTTGCACATGGCTTGTAGAGGATAGGCTTCTAAAAAAGCTTTGCTTGATGCTGGGGTTATGTACTCTCTTTTATTCCTTTCTGGTTACTAGTACTACTGTTACTgtgtcttttttcttcttcttcttctgtcctTTAAGGATAGCTGCTTTTTTTTTAGGTTACTTTAGGTGATGCCAGTTATTTTGGGGACAGGTTTAGCATatatacaattttattttattttattttatttttcccttaaggattcttctttaatgtcaattttTTGCAATGTTTTTGTGCTTAGATTGTTTCATGATTTTGGAATGAAACTAATTTAGTGGCAAAAGTTCAAATATGTGAAATGCTTATACTTCATATGGCAAGTTTCTTATGTGGTGTGCAGTGCTTTTTATGAggaattttagaattaaaaaaaaagttggaaccataaaaaattactataattttttgagtagaattaatcaaataataataataataaaggaatGAAGTAGTCTGAAAATTTTCACATATAGTTTAGGTTTTACAAAGTTGCAAAAAGTATTAAACATGTGGTGTAATAGTTATTTAAAGCAACATTGATTTAACTTGATCTTAGAATGCTAtgattcttttcctttttggTATTATTAAAATGTTATGATTGATTATTGCTTGTCTTTAGCTAAGCACAGGAACATGGTACGGATCAAATAATCTGCATGCTAATTTGAGAATTAGGGTTGCTTATTACTTAATGCACATACACTCTTGATTAGGCCTCTCTTTCTATGCAATAAAATAAAGGATTTAACTTATCTTCTAAATTAAAGCTTTGGTAAACATTAATAgcctttataataataataataataataataacagcaTCACTATGATGAAACCAagtttatttctgaattttttgctTTGAAGAAAGTTCTCAAGTGCCAAAATTTTCAGgctaagaaattaaaagatatctgagggatgaaaaaaaaagaaaaaaaaaacaaaggcaTTAATTAATAGGCCTGGAATAAAGGTGTCACATAATCCATCATTGGTGGTCCAAatcaattttaaagttaaaattgatcccaaaaaaaaaacaaaaaaaaaactctgcATCTCTTGGGATTGTCACACTCACACTCTACCCCCTCAGGAAGAAAAGTCCACATCTCTCTATAGCTGTGTTTAACCATACATTTGTACAAGTGTTCATAATTATGTCAATACCCAAAAAAACAAAATGTTAATAATTATTTGAAATTGTGAACCactaatttattttgaaaatgttaATTTTACATTCAAGAGGCTCTCACTCCAATGGAATATACTTACTAGAGATTTTCATATTCAAAtcagtaataaataaataatctaagagatataaaaattacaaatacatattaaattttttatagtgtttaaaagaaaatttataaaaaaatctagATAGATTTATACAAGATGTATACAAAATCTGCGTGAATTTGACATAAATTATGTCTTTTATgggttgaaatttttgaaatgcCTAAAAAGACGTTTTTGGACAGTTGTTTTTGGTTCCAATTCAAAAGCTGAATTGTAATAATAGTATTCATATAAATTTATACGAGATTAtgtgaaataatttaaaatttttattaaatataaatcttTAAAACAATcttacaaattaaatataatgctTCCTGTGCAAAATAAGACTAAATCTCTATTTTGGTTCCTGAAATTTATGCGATTATCCATTTTAGTCTCCGAAATATAAAATTATCTATGCTAGTTCTCCAGATTTAAATTCGAGCACCAATGTGATTCTTCGATTCTTTCTGACGATGACTAGACAAACAGAATGCTGAGATGGCACTCTCCCTGCCACGCTGGATGATGAGTAAACGATGTCATTTATCCTTGGTACCCAAACAAGTCAGAAATGTTGTCGCTTTGTATACGAAGTGAGAAGAAACGATGAAAACCCAAAATAAAGTATTCTTTTTCTCTACCTCTACTATTTTTCATTTCTGACTTGTTTGAGCGCAAGTGCAAACGACGTTGTTTACTCATCATCCAGCATGGTAAAAAAAGTGTCATCTCAGCACTCTGTTTACCTAATCATTGTCGAAAAGAGTCGAGAGACTATATTGGTGCCCAAACTTAAATCTGGATGATtaatatagataattttaaattttaagaaccaAATTGAATAATCACGTGAATCTTaggaaccaaaataaaattttagtcacAAAATAGTATTAATCATGTTGAAAATTTACTAATCTACACAACCTTTACAGGTTttatatactaattaattatcTCTTATTCTTGATGAACCACGTTATCTAAAATGATTGTTTCTGAATATTGCATGTGGAAAACAAAAGATTGGTTATTTATGTTCTGCCATGCCATGCCCTCTTTTAATTAAGCATACGGTGTGGAATTAGCATGAATATTATCGAAttgtgaaaataataataattaatataaaagttTAATTAGCATGTGCATCATACTAAAGAAGGTGGACTTTTTTAgcttagagtagtagaatagggACCGTAGAACTATATATAGCATGATGTACGTTATTAACTTTTAAAGTACATCAAAATTATTGGAGAACATGCTATTTTTTTCCTCGTTATTATGTACTTCTCATATGTTCTATTTGCGTTGCTTAATTCAAATACACCGATGCTTTTCTGTGTAAGGAAGGCCTGAAGGGATAAAATATACAAGtggctatatatatatgagtaaataagagcttttgatttgatatatttataTTGTGACATATAAATaatgtaaattatttttatcattcaaaatttacaaatttatcttacttgaatttattattttttctttttaactaatattgcttatattagattttaaaaatttatattagattttaaaaatttatcttactTGAATACTGAAAGGCATTTGTTGAGTCTCTTTAGAAATTGGATGATGAAATATTGGATCCAGTGATTCTTTGTTAGGCATGTGTATATCAAGAGGGCTTTGAATTTTTCAGACCCGTTCCTTCCATAAGGTCTTCagataagtaaaaatttttgTGACAGAATAAATATCTTATTTTAGTacgtacactttttttttttgtaattctgTTATACGAAGAAGACTAAACTGAAAAGATCACTCATAAAAATCTATTCAGATTGAAAAAGTAGTTGTGAGATAAATGAcaatttaaatgataaaaaaaaaaaaaactataagacGATCAAGTTATTACTTCTCTCTCAAACTGAAAAGAAATGATTATAAGAGAAAGAAGATAACAATGCCAGTGAGAAAcccaaatttatttttgaaaattactattATAGAAAATGAACTACTTTAGAAATGGTAGTTATTTTTTTGAGGGCGTGAATGACAAAGACTGAAGTAGAATTTTCACTCTAAATGTAGTGTttgtttttagaatttagatcctctaaagtgAGAAAGTTGATAAAGTGATAAACCGAGGGATTAATTACtattgatttgaaatttttaagaaaTGTGTGCCCCACTATCTTAATTTAAGAGTGATTAACTCCTCACTTTACTACTTTACCAATTTTTTCATTTTAGAAGATCTTGATCTTTGTTTTAAAGATTGGTACTGAAActgaaactaaaattttagtctttttaatACTTTTAGAAAGTGGAATAGGAGGAGATTAAAATTTTTGAGGCTAAAGACTAAAATtctgataatatttttttttaaaaatattcttatttaacttttcaaattctaaatctatcgttcaatttttatatttatcttaaatcaaatataattcaatataatacaatttacattaaatataacataaagacttaatttagtctcaattttttaatatcaatcatttaatttttgtttctcgATCTTATTCTCAATTTCAAACATAGCCTAATATATGTAGAAAAGACTGATTGGGTCTTGGAAAAAAATATGGCTAGTGAGTGGATTCTTCTATTGTAGGTGAgacagaagaaaaagaagattggTTATTTGGATTGAAGGTTTTGATTATGGTGAGTACCAGCAAAATTCTATGAACTCTGAtactataataataaatttatagaaaatAAAGTGCATCTATTTCATTACATTTCTTACACTAGCTATAGCTATAGCTAGATGGTAAAAGGAttacaaagaaaattaaagggAGAATATTACACCACAAACATCATGTATAACACATGATATTATTATACTATATATGAAAATTGTTTATACACACAagttatatatgtgtatatatagtaTAGTATAGTATAGATGCAGGCACGGACCTAGTAAGAACCAagagggggcacttgcccccattggatttttgtttttttttttttttaaataattatatataatgtatttttattttaaattttaaatgactccattataaataaattaaatttaattggctAAAATCCcaaatttacctttttatttctctattattttaattattatttaacctaattaaattagtttttgtgccgttacttttttattcttttaaatttttttttatttttatatttttaacattttttttctattctttgtcTAATAATTATCTTCTATTCAtcaaaaagtaaaatttaaattctctatattttttttatataactttcTACGACTCTATGTATCTTccaatttcattgtttctctttttgatatttttaattgcaaattttaattcaaacaattatagtttaggtattaatctaatattttattctcttcatgactttatatattttattttattctcaatttattcatctttattacttattttttagctTTTGCTCTATTATATGTACCTgtgttgcatataaaattttaaaataaattgattaatttactaatttaaaatatattttttatttttgaaaataataatgacaaaatattttaattataatacataattaaacagataaacaaaattttttatctaacattatatcaaaattaaattaaaaaatatataacatatttaattatttaaaaaagaaagaaagaaaaatattgcAAATTAAggttctattattttatataaacatacttttatatatagatttaatttttatagtatttatatataattttagttttaaattataaatactagtgtCTCATTAGTTGCTAATGTGCCAATTGAgtcagtcttttattattaaatgtgtataaaaaaattagttaagataacaagttatctataatttaattaaaatattttaagttcaagttttagaaataaaaaaatattatttataaattatatataatgaatagtattttaaaaataaaagtgttcattgattttttttatttttatatctttatataattaataatacttaataaaatttattttagtgtatatatttttGCCCCCATTCTTAAAATTTTCTGACTCCGTCACTGTATAGATGCATGGATTCACCCCTTTGATGTATAGAAATGAAGTCTTTGACCGTTGAGAATGACAACAATAATAAGCtaattgataatattaattagAAGAAGAAGGAACTATTGGGGTATGAATCATAGACGTAGCATGAGGGATAATATGGGGGTGGACGATAGTAatcataatgatgatgataagtaGTAAAAGATGGTTCTTCAGTTTGTGGTTCTTGTTCTTTTTTCACATCttcaacacttataatggaagcACCCCGGAACTTCTTCCTAATCTGATTAGTCAAACAAACTGAGTCAACTCCATCTCCAGTTACCACTAATTGGTCTTTGCTTTCGCCTTCTACTGCCACTGATTCTACACCTGTAAcaatttattattagaaattcgATCATTGTTTATTATTTTATGAATGTAAATTGGCTACATTTTTGAACTCCGATCCGCTAGATAACCAACACCCAATCAGtcaattatttactaatttatcattaattaataatttttattatttaaattgtcattaattaataattatttaaattttatttttgaaaaaatataaaatcaacaaGTATTAATTGCAGTTGTTTAAAGCTGGGTTTACCTATATTTTTCCTTTACACATAACTGTATATCAAATTTGTCCTACATAGCATGACTAAAAAGATTAAGAGTTTATTGATCTTtcttaatcataaaaaaaaaaaataaatataaaacaaaacaaaaaggaaaaagaaagaaagtttaACTATATATAAAAAGATTTACACTActagtttaaaaatatatttttgtacaaAAAAATGTGTTAGGTATGTATATAACTATTTAGTCCGATCCATacttattaacttaaattttttaatatatactcAAATAGATCCCTAAAAATTTTGTGTTAGACATTTTTGTCttccaaaaaattcttaaattttataaaaataagatatatatataggtccttttaatatatttttaaagatctatttatctaaataaaaataCGAATTTAACCAAAATAGGaatttatatatcttatttttgtgaaattaaagaatctcaatataattaaatttttttaggacAAATCATTTGACATAAAATTATTTAGAGACCTATTTAAATAtgtactttaaattttttaaagtaagtaagtaatgataaaattgtgaaaaaaataagaaaagaatagaggaagaataTTATACTTATATTTCTTGATTGATTGAATTAAATTGtattatgaaggtaaaactaaatatatatagagcattggcctaagaaagataaaagcaaataaagataagataagaataactaaagataagataagataaaataataaagacaaaaattgtaactgaatttatgtattctgttgggtTGAATTTGTGGACCACAcgaattttttattgttgttatggaCTAAAATGAAAGAGTAGTTTAATAAGTAATTTCATGAAAAAATTAAACGTGATCAACCTTAAAAAGTAATATTATGAAAACATAGAAAAGCTAAATACGAAACATAGAGGTACGGATATTGGATGAATCCATTATGTTCAATAgatatatatagacacacacacGTACCTTGGCACACTGCAGCAATTTTCATGGCTTTACTTCTGCATTTGTCACTTCCCATATTGTGCACCTGGATTACTATTTTCTGCATATATGTAGCATAGGATATTGTTAGAAATAAAATTGCATGCACATATATATAGCCAGCTagcatatgtaatttaatttagtaattaatcaTTGCAAAGTGATCTTACTACCTTCGTCATGCTCATgattattgatatatatatatataatttgaagaAGCAAAAGAAATTTTAGCTACTACTTAGCTATGTATGTGTTTGTGGAATAATTGTGTGTTGATTATGTATGTAGGGAGATTTGTGCGTTGTATATATATGAATCAAGAATGAGTCAAGtgaattttagtattatttttttgttgacTATATATATTATTGGTAAATTGGTAATTTCATGGGGAATTTCGTAAGGCGTGGAAACTATAGTTTATTTCTAGATTTTTCAGACTTTAATGACTTTATTCTCCGTTTTACACTTGGGGTGGGAGATTAGGTGTGGTATGCCGTTGAAATTAAACGTGTTTGTTAGGAAcgcaaattaattttattatggagGGATCGTTAGTGTAGGATGCAGATATGAAGAGGAGGGGAGTTTTATTGGGCTGTGGTGTCAGAAATTCAGTAATCGGACCCTGCGAGTTGCTGATGGGAACTCGGAACTTCcgattttttgtaaattaaaaaaaaattcatctcAAGCAGAAATCGGACCCAACGACTAATAtaacgaaataaaaataaaaaaaaccaacaaaaaaaacggACCTTCTGTTTTGATGAAGACATATCGCACAGTCCGATTTCTCCCATGTGAATTTTGTATACAAGCAAAACGGATCCTCCGATTTacttataaaattttcaaaacaaaaaattcGAAGGGTCCAATTTCTTCCTTCCCATAATTTAATGTAGTACCCCCACATTCCATAACCGAATACAACACCTACCCCTCTTCTATAACCAAAAAAATTAGCCTGTTAGGAAA is a window from the Arachis hypogaea cultivar Tifrunner chromosome 17, arahy.Tifrunner.gnm2.J5K5, whole genome shotgun sequence genome containing:
- the LOC112767186 gene encoding protein IQ-DOMAIN 33 — protein: MGFTGELVRSVFSRNRSAASYESKGRRNSTENRRWGSVRSYLCGNEFNSVVAEEDSASLKSSEVTVTQPIIQENLSDREDAKSEETVENVIEQEEMPISSSSTFLSEEAAAIRIQSAYRSFLLRRRNDEIGTNNGEVQLNLVTESPDRKSMGTSIEVQTANSAEIFSVEGEKLSIYQHIHRRTRSHITKQKEEWDDSTVSSYVSKMRMQNRMEASTRRERALAYAFSQQLRICSKRRPTKYNSIESNMSWSWLERWMATRVPDTAALSVESHALKQHDPLNSNFTIKTRFLDAASGEEKESCGSNEVLPHFDSYSVNSREENCSIKSPRSKTNFKARRTVSRRKTVPSYQFLEEQPKVCKKEGSNNASKDVKQKPKASRKEDETETETWHS
- the LOC112765782 gene encoding heavy metal-associated isoprenylated plant protein 47, translated to MSMTKKIVIQVHNMGSDKCRSKAMKIAAVCQGVESVAVEGESKDQLVVTGDGVDSVCLTNQIRKKFRGASIISVEDVKKEQEPQTEEPSFTTYHHHYDYYRPPPYYPSCYVYDSYPNSSFFF